Proteins from one Streptosporangium becharense genomic window:
- a CDS encoding neutral zinc metallopeptidase produces MTRVTRCLNIAWKAQFGKAKLAFGQPRLRFSTSKVNTPCGRWPSSAGGMYCSANRTIYIGVTRQVLKNPYAANHAQFMAHEYAHHVQHLAGIMKYYVNSTWRAGTAGKLAFSRRLELQADCMGAAFLRQISGSLPVEQEQWDGMVRWVHANGHKNWPKNDHGKGSSQAYWMDRGFDAGAPSACNTWSVPANRVA; encoded by the coding sequence ATGACCCGGGTGACCCGCTGCCTGAACATCGCGTGGAAGGCCCAGTTCGGCAAGGCGAAGCTGGCCTTCGGCCAGCCGAGACTGCGTTTCTCCACCAGCAAGGTGAACACGCCCTGCGGGCGCTGGCCCAGCAGCGCGGGCGGCATGTACTGCTCCGCCAACCGCACCATCTACATCGGCGTGACGCGGCAGGTGCTCAAGAACCCCTACGCGGCCAACCACGCCCAGTTCATGGCCCATGAGTACGCACACCACGTGCAGCACCTCGCGGGCATCATGAAGTACTACGTCAACAGCACCTGGCGCGCCGGCACGGCCGGCAAGCTGGCCTTCTCCCGACGTCTGGAACTTCAGGCCGACTGCATGGGCGCCGCCTTCCTCCGCCAGATCTCCGGCAGCCTCCCGGTCGAGCAGGAGCAGTGGGACGGCATGGTCCGCTGGGTTCACGCCAACGGTCACAAGAACTGGCCGAAGAACGACCACGGAAAGGGCAGCAGCCAGGCCTACTGGATGGACCGCGGCTTCGACGCGGGGGCCCCGTCCGCCTGCAACACCTGGTCCGTCCCGGCGAACCGCGTCGCCTGA
- the dxs gene encoding 1-deoxy-D-xylulose-5-phosphate synthase gives MSELTGQPGSLLESVKGPQDLKLLGADELPRLAAEVRDLLISSTARTGGHLGPNLGVVELTIAIHRVFDSPRDRILWDTGHQAYVHKMLTGRAGRFDTLRQEGGLSGYPSQAESEHDIIENSHASTALSYADGLAKAYRLRGEDDRTVVAVIGDGALTGGMAWEALNNIAAQKDLPLVIVVNDNGRSYSPTIGGLASHLASLRASQRYEDMLDFVKDNLNRVPLVGPPVYDALHGVKKGLKDVLAPQVMFEDLGLKYIGLVDGHDEQAVEGALRRAQAFRRPVIVHVLTKKGFGYSPAENHDEDCFHSPGVFDPLTGEEKPKPHGWTNVFSQEIVRLAAERRDIVAITAAMLGPTGLIPFAEAYPDRLYDVGIAEQHALTSAAGLALGGLHPVVAVYATFLNRAFDQLLMDVALHRLPVTVVLDRAGVTGDDGASHNGMWDLSILQVVPGLSIAVPRDEPRLRELLAEAVRVDDGPTVVRYPKGPVGPEIEAVGRLGEMDVLRAGDPDVLLVAVGPMAEICMDAAGLLDAQGISATVVDPRWVKPLDEALVLAARAHKLVVVVEDGGRVGGVGDAVARMLRDADVDVPVRTYGIPQRFLDHAKRAKILGDIGLTAQDIAREITEAVAKRSPVLENHPAR, from the coding sequence GTGAGCGAGCTGACCGGGCAGCCTGGGAGTCTTCTGGAGTCGGTCAAGGGGCCACAGGATCTCAAGCTGCTGGGTGCGGACGAACTGCCCCGGCTCGCCGCGGAGGTCAGGGACCTCCTCATCAGCTCCACCGCCCGCACCGGCGGGCACCTCGGCCCCAACCTGGGCGTCGTGGAGCTGACGATCGCGATCCACCGGGTCTTCGACTCCCCGCGCGACCGCATCCTGTGGGACACCGGCCACCAGGCGTACGTGCACAAGATGCTCACCGGCCGCGCCGGGCGCTTCGACACGCTCCGCCAGGAGGGGGGCCTGTCCGGCTACCCCAGCCAGGCCGAGTCCGAGCACGACATCATCGAGAACTCCCACGCCTCCACCGCGCTGTCGTACGCCGACGGCCTGGCCAAGGCGTACCGGCTGCGCGGCGAGGACGACCGCACGGTCGTCGCGGTGATCGGCGACGGGGCGCTCACCGGCGGCATGGCCTGGGAGGCGCTCAACAACATCGCGGCGCAGAAGGACCTGCCGCTGGTCATCGTCGTCAACGACAACGGCCGCTCCTACTCGCCCACCATCGGCGGGCTCGCCTCCCACCTGGCCTCGTTGCGCGCCTCCCAGCGCTACGAGGACATGCTCGACTTCGTCAAGGACAACCTGAACAGGGTCCCGCTCGTCGGCCCGCCCGTCTACGACGCCCTGCACGGGGTCAAGAAGGGCCTCAAGGACGTCCTGGCCCCGCAGGTGATGTTCGAGGACCTCGGCCTGAAGTACATCGGGCTGGTCGACGGCCACGACGAGCAGGCCGTCGAGGGTGCGCTGCGCAGGGCCCAGGCGTTCCGCCGCCCGGTCATCGTGCACGTGCTCACCAAGAAGGGCTTCGGCTACTCGCCCGCCGAGAACCACGACGAAGACTGCTTCCACTCGCCGGGCGTCTTCGACCCGCTGACCGGCGAGGAGAAGCCCAAGCCGCACGGCTGGACGAACGTGTTCAGCCAGGAGATCGTCCGGCTGGCCGCCGAACGCCGCGACATCGTGGCGATCACCGCCGCGATGCTCGGCCCGACCGGCCTGATCCCGTTCGCCGAGGCGTACCCCGACCGGCTCTACGACGTGGGCATCGCCGAGCAGCACGCCCTCACCAGCGCCGCCGGCCTGGCCCTCGGCGGGCTGCACCCGGTGGTGGCGGTCTACGCCACCTTCCTCAACCGGGCCTTCGACCAGCTCCTCATGGACGTGGCCCTGCACCGGCTCCCGGTCACGGTCGTGCTCGACCGGGCCGGCGTCACCGGCGACGACGGCGCCAGCCACAACGGCATGTGGGACCTGTCGATCCTGCAGGTCGTCCCCGGCCTGTCCATCGCCGTCCCGCGTGACGAGCCGCGTCTGCGCGAACTGCTGGCCGAGGCGGTGCGGGTCGACGACGGTCCCACCGTCGTGCGCTACCCCAAGGGGCCGGTGGGCCCGGAGATCGAGGCGGTCGGCCGCCTCGGCGAGATGGACGTGCTGCGCGCCGGCGACCCCGACGTGCTGCTCGTGGCCGTCGGCCCGATGGCCGAGATCTGCATGGACGCCGCAGGTCTGCTCGACGCGCAGGGCATCTCGGCCACGGTGGTCGACCCGCGCTGGGTCAAGCCCCTGGACGAGGCCCTGGTGCTGGCCGCCCGCGCGCACAAGCTGGTCGTGGTGGTCGAGGACGGCGGCCGGGTGGGCGGCGTCGGCGACGCGGTCGCCCGGATGCTGCGCGACGCCGACGTCGACGTCCCGGTCCGCACCTACGGCATCCCGCAGCGTTTCCTCGACCACGCCAAGCGGGCGAAGATCCTCGGCGACATCGGTCTGACCGCCCAGGACATCGCCCGTGAGATCACCGAGGCGGTCGCGAAGCGCTCCCCGGTGCTGGAGAACCACCCCGCCCGCTGA
- a CDS encoding amino acid permease encodes MGFLRVKSVEQSILDTEAPEHRLRKDLSATDLTVFGIGVIVGTGIFVLTGRVARETAGPAVALSFVIAGIVCALAALCYAEFASTVPVAGSAYTFAFATLGEFPAWIIGWDLMLEMMLGAAVVAVGWSGYLTSLLTSLGITLPATIAGEGATFNLPAALIVLLLTAVLVLGIKLSSRVNLIIVTIKVAVVLLVIVAGLFFVNGANYSPFIPPSTPTPAVEGLAAPLIQVLFGVTPVAYGVLGIFSAAAIVFFAYIGFDVVATAAEETRNPQRDLPIGILASLGVCTLLYVAVSLVVVGMQPYRQLSEAAPLADAFKAVGQTWAASLISIGALAGLTTVVMILMLGMSRVMFAMCRDNLLPSRLAKVHPRFGTPYLITIIMGVVVAFLAGLVPLSTIAELVNIGTLFAFVVVSLAVVILRRTRPDLPRSFRTPLVPLVPVLSVLACLYLMLNLPVETWVRFLVWMVIGVVIYLAYGYRHSRLSERVLRS; translated from the coding sequence ATGGGTTTTCTGCGTGTCAAGTCCGTGGAACAGTCGATCCTGGACACCGAGGCGCCCGAACATCGGCTGCGCAAGGACCTCAGTGCGACGGACCTGACCGTCTTCGGCATCGGCGTCATCGTGGGCACCGGGATCTTCGTGCTCACCGGCCGGGTCGCCAGGGAGACGGCCGGGCCGGCCGTCGCGCTGTCGTTCGTGATCGCGGGCATCGTCTGCGCGCTGGCCGCGCTCTGCTACGCGGAGTTCGCCTCCACCGTGCCGGTGGCGGGATCGGCCTACACCTTCGCCTTCGCCACCCTCGGCGAGTTCCCCGCCTGGATCATCGGCTGGGACCTGATGCTGGAGATGATGCTCGGCGCCGCGGTCGTCGCGGTCGGCTGGTCGGGCTACCTGACCTCACTGCTGACGTCCCTCGGGATCACCCTGCCCGCCACGATCGCCGGGGAGGGGGCGACGTTCAACCTGCCCGCGGCGCTCATCGTGCTGCTCCTCACCGCGGTCCTGGTCCTGGGGATCAAGCTGTCCTCCCGGGTCAACCTGATCATCGTGACGATCAAGGTCGCGGTGGTCCTGCTGGTCATCGTGGCGGGGCTGTTCTTCGTCAACGGCGCCAACTACTCGCCGTTCATCCCGCCCTCCACCCCCACCCCCGCCGTGGAGGGGCTGGCGGCCCCGCTGATCCAGGTGCTGTTCGGGGTCACCCCCGTCGCGTACGGCGTGCTGGGCATCTTCAGCGCCGCGGCGATCGTGTTCTTCGCCTACATCGGCTTCGACGTGGTGGCCACCGCCGCCGAGGAGACCAGGAACCCGCAGCGTGACCTGCCGATCGGCATCCTCGCCTCGCTGGGCGTCTGCACCCTGCTCTACGTCGCCGTCTCCCTGGTCGTCGTCGGCATGCAGCCCTACCGGCAGCTCAGCGAGGCGGCGCCGCTGGCCGACGCGTTCAAGGCGGTGGGCCAGACCTGGGCCGCGTCGCTGATCAGCATCGGTGCCCTGGCCGGGCTGACGACCGTCGTGATGATCCTGATGCTGGGCATGTCACGGGTGATGTTCGCGATGTGCCGCGACAACCTGCTGCCGAGCCGGCTGGCCAAGGTCCACCCGCGGTTCGGCACCCCGTACCTCATCACGATCATCATGGGCGTCGTGGTCGCGTTCCTGGCCGGGCTGGTACCGCTGAGCACCATCGCCGAGCTGGTGAACATCGGCACGCTCTTCGCGTTCGTGGTCGTCTCGCTCGCGGTGGTCATCCTGCGCCGCACCCGGCCCGACCTGCCGCGTTCCTTCCGCACCCCGCTGGTGCCGCTGGTGCCGGTCCTGTCGGTGCTCGCCTGCCTCTACCTGATGCTCAACCTGCCGGTGGAGACGTGGGTCAGGTTCCTGGTGTGGATGGTCATCGGGGTCGTGATCTACCTCGCGTACGGCTACCGGCACAGCAGGCTGTCGGAGCGCGTACTGCGGAGCTGA
- a CDS encoding 3-hydroxyacyl-CoA dehydrogenase NAD-binding domain-containing protein, with product MTDIREIFRDEVVTRATVRDVELPYGAGTMALITLDNGFDHTKPSTFGPGGLTSLKEALDTVAGRTDLAAVGVVGKPFIFAVGADLKGAALIAEREQALQIGRLGHDVFRRLGELDVPSFAFVNGAAMGGGLEVALHCTYRTISSGVPAVALPECFLGLVPGWGGTQLLPRLIGPAAAIKLIVENPLAQNRTIKGPDAFALGVADAMFEPADFLEESLRWAARVLRGEVTVSRADHTGVDWSTTVADARALVDLKLRGASPAPYRALDLVELARTASRDEGFDAEDRALADLLMGDELRAGLYSFDLVQRRAKKPAGAPDASHARKVTKVGVVGAGLMASQMALLFARRLEVPVVLTDLDRERLDKGVGYVHAEVDKLLAKGRVSADQANRLKALVTGSLTKDAFSDADFVIEAVFEDMKVKKKVFAEVEEVVSAECVLATNTSSLSVTEMAAGLRHPERVVGFHFFNPVAVMPLLEIVRGTETDDAALATAFAVGRSLRKSSVLVKDAPAFVVNRLLTRFMGEVIGAVDEGTPLEVADHALDGLGLPMTPFALLQLVGPAVALHVAETLHEAFPSRYGVSENLARLVAAGKPGVYAPDFSLDPEAVALFSGGTSPSTAQEVRLRALRALAEEVRVMLDEGVVSAPQDIDLCMILGAGWPFHLGGVTPYLDRTGVAEPRFLSPGVASVPA from the coding sequence GTGACGGACATCAGGGAAATCTTCCGCGACGAGGTCGTCACCCGGGCGACCGTCCGCGACGTCGAGCTGCCGTACGGCGCGGGCACCATGGCCCTGATCACGCTGGACAACGGCTTCGACCACACCAAGCCCTCCACGTTCGGCCCCGGCGGCCTCACCTCGCTGAAGGAGGCCCTCGACACGGTCGCAGGCCGGACGGACCTGGCGGCGGTGGGCGTCGTCGGCAAGCCGTTCATCTTCGCGGTCGGTGCCGATCTCAAGGGCGCCGCGCTCATCGCCGAGCGCGAGCAGGCGCTCCAGATCGGCAGGCTCGGTCACGACGTGTTCCGCCGCCTGGGCGAGCTGGACGTGCCGTCGTTCGCGTTCGTGAACGGCGCGGCCATGGGCGGCGGCCTGGAGGTCGCGCTGCACTGCACCTACCGGACCATCTCCTCCGGCGTGCCCGCGGTGGCGCTGCCGGAGTGCTTCCTCGGGCTGGTCCCCGGCTGGGGCGGCACCCAGCTGCTGCCCCGCCTGATCGGCCCGGCCGCCGCGATCAAGCTGATCGTGGAGAACCCGCTCGCGCAGAACCGCACGATCAAGGGCCCGGACGCCTTCGCGCTGGGCGTCGCCGACGCGATGTTCGAACCGGCCGACTTCCTGGAGGAGTCGCTGCGCTGGGCGGCCCGGGTGCTGCGCGGCGAGGTGACCGTCTCCCGCGCCGACCACACCGGCGTCGACTGGTCCACGACCGTCGCCGACGCCCGCGCGCTGGTCGACCTGAAGCTGCGCGGCGCCTCGCCCGCCCCGTACCGGGCGCTGGACCTGGTGGAGCTGGCCCGCACCGCCTCCCGCGACGAGGGGTTCGACGCCGAGGACCGGGCGCTGGCCGACCTCCTCATGGGCGACGAGCTCCGCGCCGGCCTGTACTCCTTCGACCTGGTGCAGCGCCGGGCCAAGAAGCCCGCCGGTGCCCCGGACGCCTCGCACGCCCGCAAGGTCACCAAGGTCGGCGTGGTCGGCGCGGGCCTGATGGCCTCGCAGATGGCGCTGCTGTTCGCCCGCCGCCTGGAGGTCCCGGTGGTGCTGACCGACCTCGACCGGGAGCGGCTCGACAAGGGCGTCGGATACGTGCACGCCGAGGTGGACAAGCTGCTGGCCAAGGGCCGTGTCTCCGCCGACCAGGCCAACCGGCTCAAGGCCCTGGTGACCGGCTCGCTCACCAAGGACGCCTTCTCGGACGCCGACTTCGTCATCGAGGCCGTCTTCGAGGACATGAAGGTCAAGAAGAAGGTCTTCGCGGAGGTGGAGGAGGTCGTCTCCGCCGAGTGCGTGCTGGCCACCAACACCTCCTCGCTGTCGGTGACCGAGATGGCGGCGGGCCTGCGGCACCCCGAGCGCGTGGTGGGCTTCCACTTCTTCAACCCGGTCGCGGTGATGCCGCTGCTGGAGATCGTCCGGGGGACGGAGACCGACGACGCCGCACTGGCCACCGCCTTCGCCGTCGGCCGGTCGCTGCGGAAGTCGTCGGTGCTGGTCAAGGACGCCCCCGCGTTCGTGGTGAACCGGCTCCTCACCCGGTTCATGGGCGAGGTGATCGGCGCCGTGGACGAGGGCACCCCGCTGGAGGTGGCCGACCACGCGCTGGACGGCCTCGGCCTGCCGATGACCCCGTTCGCGCTGCTGCAACTGGTCGGCCCGGCCGTGGCGCTGCACGTGGCCGAGACGCTGCACGAGGCGTTCCCGTCCCGCTACGGGGTGTCGGAGAACCTCGCCCGGCTGGTCGCGGCGGGCAAGCCCGGCGTCTACGCTCCCGACTTCTCGCTGGACCCGGAGGCGGTCGCCCTCTTCTCGGGCGGTACGTCCCCGTCGACGGCACAGGAGGTGCGGCTGCGGGCGCTGCGGGCCCTCGCCGAGGAGGTGCGCGTCATGCTCGACGAGGGTGTGGTCTCGGCGCCGCAGGACATCGACCTGTGCATGATCCTGGGGGCCGGCTGGCCGTTCCACCTGGGCGGCGTCACGCCGTACCTGGACCGGACCGGCGTCGCCGAACCGCGTTTCCTGTCGCCGGGCGTGGCCTCGGTGCCCGCCTGA